A genomic window from Cupriavidus basilensis includes:
- the apaG gene encoding Co2+/Mg2+ efflux protein ApaG, with product MSEYAFSVAVRTQYLADQSDPERGRHAFAYTITIHNTGEVAAQLISRHWVITDSDNGTQEVAGLGVVGHQPLLKPGEHFEYTSWATISTPVGSMKGEYFCVAEDGHRFEVPIPEFALVLPRMLH from the coding sequence ATGAGCGAATACGCGTTTTCCGTGGCCGTACGTACCCAGTACCTGGCCGACCAGTCCGACCCTGAGCGCGGGCGCCATGCCTTCGCCTACACCATCACGATCCACAATACCGGCGAGGTGGCTGCGCAGCTGATCTCCCGGCACTGGGTCATCACCGATAGCGACAACGGCACCCAGGAAGTGGCTGGCCTTGGCGTGGTCGGGCACCAGCCCCTGCTCAAGCCGGGCGAGCATTTCGAGTACACCAGCTGGGCCACGATCTCGACCCCGGTGGGCTCGATGAAGGGAGAGTATTTCTGCGTGGCCGAGGATGGCCATCGCTTCGAGGTGCCGATTCCCGAGTTTGCGCTGGTCCTGCCGCGCATGTTGCACTGA
- the paaG gene encoding 2-(1,2-epoxy-1,2-dihydrophenyl)acetyl-CoA isomerase PaaG: MPDTPPQASLTSGPILLAWHGQVAVITLNRPDKLNSFTREMHAVLQQALDHVEAGGARALLLTGAGRGFCAGQDLADLDFTPGAMTDLGELIDVWFNRLIRRLQKLPLPVIAAVNGTAAGAGANLALACDMVLAARSASFIQAFVKIGLVPDSGGTWLLPKRIGMARAMGLAMTGDKLSADEAEKWGLIWEAMDDPLLPEQALALATHLAAQPTRALAAIKQAMYAGASQGLDAQLDLERDLQRELGASPDYAEGVNAFLEKRAPRFTGR, encoded by the coding sequence ATGCCAGACACGCCCCCACAAGCCAGCCTGACTTCCGGCCCGATACTGCTCGCCTGGCATGGCCAGGTTGCGGTCATCACGCTGAATCGCCCCGACAAGCTCAATAGCTTTACCCGCGAAATGCACGCCGTGCTACAGCAGGCACTCGACCATGTGGAGGCCGGCGGCGCCCGCGCCCTGCTGCTGACCGGTGCCGGGCGCGGCTTCTGCGCGGGGCAGGACCTGGCCGACCTGGATTTCACGCCCGGCGCCATGACCGACCTGGGTGAGTTGATCGATGTGTGGTTCAACCGGCTGATCCGGCGCCTGCAAAAGCTGCCGCTGCCGGTGATTGCCGCCGTCAACGGCACGGCGGCCGGCGCGGGAGCCAACCTGGCGCTGGCTTGCGACATGGTGCTGGCGGCGCGCTCGGCCAGCTTCATCCAGGCCTTCGTCAAGATCGGGCTGGTGCCGGATTCTGGCGGCACCTGGCTGCTGCCCAAGCGCATCGGCATGGCCCGCGCCATGGGCTTGGCCATGACGGGCGACAAGCTCAGCGCCGACGAGGCCGAAAAGTGGGGGCTGATCTGGGAGGCAATGGACGATCCGTTGTTGCCCGAGCAGGCGCTGGCGCTGGCCACGCACCTGGCGGCCCAGCCGACGCGCGCCCTGGCCGCCATCAAGCAAGCCATGTACGCCGGCGCGAGCCAGGGGCTCGATGCCCAGCTCGACCTGGAACGCGACCTGCAACGTGAGCTGGGCGCGTCGCCCGACTATGCCGAGGGCGTGAACGCCTTCCTGGAAAAACGCGCGCCGCGCTTCACCGGGCGATAG
- a CDS encoding enoyl-CoA hydratase — translation MPYENILVETRGRVGLVTLNRPKALNALNDALMDELGVALLAFDADEAIGSIVITGSERAFAAGADIGMMAKYSYMDVYKGDYITRNWETIRRIRKPVIAAVAGYALGGGCELAMMCDIIIAADTARFGQPEVKLGTMPGAGGTQRLPRAVSKAKAMDLCLTSRMMDAAEAERAGLVSRVVAADKLLDDALAAAETIAGFSLPVVMMIKESINAAYETSLSEGVHLERRLFHSTFATEDQKEGMAAFVEKRAPDFKHR, via the coding sequence ATGCCGTACGAGAACATTCTGGTCGAAACGCGCGGGCGCGTTGGCCTGGTGACGCTGAATCGCCCCAAGGCCCTGAACGCGCTTAACGACGCGCTGATGGATGAGTTGGGCGTGGCGCTGCTCGCCTTCGACGCCGATGAAGCCATCGGCAGCATCGTGATCACCGGCAGCGAACGCGCTTTTGCCGCAGGCGCCGATATCGGCATGATGGCCAAGTACTCCTATATGGATGTGTACAAGGGCGACTACATCACGCGCAACTGGGAAACGATCCGCCGCATCCGCAAGCCGGTGATCGCGGCTGTGGCCGGCTACGCGCTCGGCGGCGGTTGCGAACTGGCGATGATGTGCGACATCATCATTGCCGCCGATACCGCCCGCTTCGGCCAGCCCGAGGTCAAGCTGGGCACGATGCCCGGCGCCGGCGGCACCCAGCGCCTGCCCCGCGCGGTCTCCAAGGCCAAAGCCATGGACCTGTGCCTGACTTCGCGCATGATGGACGCGGCGGAAGCCGAACGCGCCGGCCTCGTGTCGCGCGTGGTTGCCGCCGACAAGCTGCTCGACGATGCGCTGGCCGCCGCCGAGACCATTGCCGGTTTCTCGTTGCCGGTGGTGATGATGATCAAGGAGTCGATCAACGCGGCTTACGAGACCAGCCTTTCCGAGGGTGTGCACCTGGAGCGCCGTTTGTTCCACTCCACCTTTGCGACGGAAGACCAGAAGGAAGGGATGGCCGCTTTTGTGGAGAAGAGGGCGCCCGATTTCAAGCATCGCTAA
- the paaI gene encoding hydroxyphenylacetyl-CoA thioesterase PaaI has translation MTHNPQALAESAAASMYEADTCSRWLGISVEAVRPGYARLSMPVRREFLNGHGICHGGLMFTLADSAFAFACNSHNINTVAAGCSIEFLKPVQGGDVLTAEATEQVLSGRHGIYDIRVTNRAGEPVAMFRGKSAQIKGHVVTPPDAAQ, from the coding sequence TTGACCCACAATCCCCAGGCCCTCGCGGAAAGCGCCGCCGCCAGCATGTACGAAGCCGACACCTGCAGCCGCTGGCTGGGCATCAGCGTCGAGGCCGTGCGGCCCGGCTACGCGCGCTTGTCCATGCCGGTGCGCCGGGAGTTCCTCAACGGCCACGGCATCTGCCACGGTGGCCTGATGTTCACGCTGGCCGACTCGGCCTTTGCCTTCGCCTGCAACAGCCACAATATCAATACGGTGGCGGCAGGCTGCAGCATCGAGTTCCTCAAACCCGTGCAAGGCGGCGACGTGCTGACGGCAGAAGCCACGGAGCAGGTCCTGTCGGGCCGGCATGGCATCTACGATATCCGGGTGACCAACCGCGCCGGCGAGCCGGTGGCAATGTTCCGCGGCAAGTCCGCGCAGATCAAGGGGCATGTGGTCACCCCGCCGGACGCGGCGCAGTGA
- the rpe gene encoding ribulose-phosphate 3-epimerase, with the protein MSTPTYRIAPSILSADFARLGEEVRRVTADGADWIHFDVMDNHYVPNLTVGPLVCEAIRPHVTAPIDVHLMVRPVDRIIPDFAKAGANIITFHPEASEHIDRSLALIREHGCQAGLVFNPATPLHHLDHVMDRIDVILLMSVNPGFGGQSFIPETLNKLRAARKRIDAYAERTGRRILLEVDGGVKIDNIAEIAAAGADTFVAGSAVFSKPDADGGYKGVLSAMRSELAKVGKAGQ; encoded by the coding sequence ATGAGCACGCCCACCTACCGCATCGCCCCGTCCATCCTGTCCGCCGACTTTGCCCGCCTGGGCGAGGAAGTGCGGCGCGTGACCGCGGACGGCGCCGACTGGATCCATTTCGACGTGATGGACAACCATTACGTGCCGAACCTGACCGTGGGCCCGCTGGTGTGCGAGGCGATCCGCCCCCACGTGACCGCCCCGATCGACGTGCACCTGATGGTGCGCCCGGTGGACCGCATCATTCCGGACTTCGCCAAGGCAGGCGCCAATATCATCACCTTCCACCCGGAAGCCAGCGAGCATATCGACCGCTCCCTGGCGCTGATCCGCGAACACGGCTGCCAGGCCGGCCTGGTGTTCAACCCGGCCACGCCGCTGCACCACCTGGACCACGTGATGGACCGCATCGACGTGATCCTGCTGATGTCGGTCAACCCCGGCTTCGGCGGCCAGTCCTTCATTCCCGAGACGCTCAACAAGCTGCGCGCAGCCCGCAAGCGCATCGACGCGTACGCCGAGCGCACCGGACGCCGCATCCTGCTGGAAGTGGACGGTGGCGTGAAGATCGACAACATCGCCGAGATCGCCGCGGCGGGGGCCGACACGTTTGTCGCCGGTTCCGCCGTGTTCAGCAAGCCGGACGCCGACGGCGGCTACAAGGGCGTGCTGTCGGCCATGCGCAGCGAGCTGGCCAAGGTCGGCAAGGCAGGCCAATGA
- the paaK gene encoding phenylacetate--CoA ligase PaaK, with product MTRLTDLPLEPIETASRDALQALQLERLQWSLNHAYQNSPVYRRKFDAAGVHPNQIRTLADLARFPFTTKQDLRDSYPFGMFAVPQDRVARIHASSGTTGKPTVVGYTLKDIDTWATVVARSIRAAGARRGDKVHISYGYGLFTGGLGAHYGVEKAGLTAIPFGGGQTERQVQLIQDFKPEVIMVTPSYMLAIADEFERQGIDPTASSLKVGIFGAEPWTPEMRLAIEKRMGISAVDIYGLSEVMGPGVASECAQTKDGPTIWEDHFYPEVIDPLTGEVLPDGEFGELVFTSLSKEALPIVRYRTRDLTRLLPGSARGAFRRMEKVTGRTDDMMIIRGVNVFPSQIEELILKHAELAPHYQCVLTKDGHLDVLTVRVECAHGVDPAATHQASAQLTYDIKAFIGVTVGIEILPSGGVERSVGKARRIVDQRPR from the coding sequence ATGACGCGCCTGACAGATCTGCCGCTCGAGCCGATCGAGACCGCCAGCCGCGACGCATTGCAGGCGTTGCAACTGGAACGCCTGCAATGGTCGCTCAACCACGCCTATCAGAACTCGCCGGTCTACCGCCGCAAGTTCGATGCCGCCGGCGTCCACCCGAACCAGATCCGCACGCTGGCCGACCTCGCCCGCTTTCCGTTCACCACCAAGCAGGACTTGCGCGATAGCTACCCATTCGGGATGTTCGCCGTGCCGCAGGACCGCGTGGCGCGCATCCATGCCTCGTCGGGCACAACCGGCAAGCCCACGGTGGTGGGCTACACCTTGAAGGACATCGACACCTGGGCCACGGTGGTGGCGCGCTCGATCCGCGCGGCCGGCGCGCGGCGCGGCGACAAGGTGCATATCAGCTACGGCTATGGGCTCTTTACAGGCGGACTCGGCGCGCACTATGGCGTGGAAAAGGCAGGGCTCACCGCGATCCCGTTCGGTGGCGGCCAGACCGAGCGGCAGGTGCAGCTGATTCAGGACTTCAAGCCGGAAGTGATCATGGTCACGCCCAGCTACATGCTGGCCATCGCCGACGAGTTCGAGCGCCAGGGCATCGACCCGACCGCCAGCTCCCTCAAGGTCGGCATCTTCGGCGCGGAACCGTGGACGCCCGAGATGCGCCTGGCCATCGAGAAGCGCATGGGCATCTCGGCTGTGGATATTTACGGGCTGTCGGAAGTCATGGGGCCGGGCGTGGCCAGCGAGTGCGCACAGACCAAGGATGGCCCGACCATCTGGGAGGATCATTTCTACCCGGAGGTGATCGATCCCCTCACCGGCGAGGTGCTGCCCGACGGCGAATTCGGCGAGCTGGTTTTTACGTCGCTGTCCAAGGAGGCCCTGCCGATCGTCCGTTACAGGACCCGGGATCTCACGCGGCTGCTGCCCGGCAGCGCCCGCGGCGCCTTCCGCCGCATGGAGAAAGTGACTGGCCGCACCGACGACATGATGATCATCCGGGGCGTCAACGTGTTCCCCTCGCAGATCGAGGAGTTGATCCTCAAGCACGCCGAACTGGCGCCGCACTACCAATGCGTGCTGACCAAGGATGGCCATCTCGATGTGCTGACCGTGCGCGTGGAATGCGCACATGGCGTCGACCCGGCGGCCACGCATCAGGCCAGTGCCCAGCTGACCTACGACATCAAGGCCTTTATCGGCGTCACCGTTGGCATCGAGATCCTGCCTAGCGGCGGCGTGGAGCGCTCGGTGGGCAAGGCGCGGCGCATCGTCGACCAGCGCCCGCGCTGA
- the gph gene encoding phosphoglycolate phosphatase (PGP is an essential enzyme in the glycolate salvage pathway in higher organisms (photorespiration in plants). Phosphoglycolate results from the oxidase activity of RubisCO in the Calvin cycle when concentrations of carbon dioxide are low relative to oxygen. This enzyme is a member of the Haloacid Dehalogenase (HAD) superfamily of aspartate-nucleophile hydrolase enzymes (PF00702).) produces MSSAQMKRTDWRGIRGVIVDLDGTMVDTAGDFHAAVNAMLKALVHLHPQLGNTAPMSKEEIVSFVGKGSENLIRRVLDARFPPAHANGMFADALALYDREYLRINGQFSQVYPGVAEGLAALKAVGLRMACVTNKPHGFTEPLLAKTGLGRFFELVYGGDAFALRKPDPLPLLKVAEAFRLEPAEMAAIGDSENDAQAARAAGMGVLLVPYGYNHGNPVQGVDADGIVDSIVRVAELLAAHRA; encoded by the coding sequence ATGAGCTCGGCGCAGATGAAGCGCACCGACTGGCGCGGCATCCGCGGTGTCATCGTGGACCTGGACGGCACCATGGTGGACACTGCCGGCGACTTCCACGCGGCGGTCAATGCCATGCTCAAGGCGCTGGTCCACCTGCATCCGCAGCTTGGCAACACCGCGCCGATGAGCAAGGAAGAGATCGTCAGCTTCGTCGGCAAGGGCTCGGAGAACCTGATCCGGCGCGTGCTGGATGCGCGCTTCCCGCCGGCCCACGCCAACGGCATGTTTGCCGATGCGCTGGCGCTGTACGACCGCGAATACCTGCGCATCAACGGTCAGTTCTCGCAGGTCTACCCCGGCGTCGCCGAAGGCCTGGCGGCCCTGAAGGCAGTTGGCCTTCGGATGGCCTGCGTGACCAACAAGCCGCATGGCTTCACCGAGCCGCTGCTGGCCAAGACCGGCCTGGGCCGGTTCTTCGAGCTGGTCTATGGCGGCGACGCCTTCGCCCTGCGCAAGCCGGATCCCCTGCCCCTGCTCAAGGTAGCCGAGGCATTCCGCCTGGAGCCGGCCGAAATGGCCGCGATCGGCGACTCGGAAAACGATGCGCAGGCAGCCCGCGCGGCGGGCATGGGGGTGCTGCTTGTGCCCTACGGCTACAACCACGGCAATCCTGTACAAGGCGTTGACGCCGATGGTATAGTCGATTCCATTGTTCGCGTTGCCGAGCTGTTGGCGGCACACCGGGCATGA
- a CDS encoding murein transglycosylase A: protein MAYLHSLFRLPFSSSRIASGRASPAASGRRLGWLGLAAAATLLAGCMSGPPPRIEGPGTRPVAPPTGSTQKGVLQAASWGEIGGWSQDDMRAAWPALQASCQALKKRAEWNRVCALGLMVDAGDLGAMRAYFESNFQPFRVVNGDGTDSGLITGYYEPILHGARTRQGQYQVPLYRKPPQWGNRALPARGELLQNPALRGQELVWVDDPVEAAFLQIQGSGRIRLQDGSVMRVGFGGTNDQPFRSFGKWLLDRGEITPAQATMQGIKAWARANPGRVDEMLNVNPRFVFFRELPPNNDGPVGALGVPLTAERSIAVDPATIPLGVPVFLSTTRPLSSEPIQRLMFAQDTGSAIKGGVRADFFWGAGDAAGEAAGRMKQGGRMWVLMPRS from the coding sequence ATGGCATACCTGCATTCCCTTTTCCGACTTCCTTTTTCGTCTTCCCGCATCGCGTCGGGACGGGCAAGTCCCGCTGCCAGCGGCCGCCGGCTCGGCTGGCTCGGGCTTGCCGCCGCCGCCACGCTGCTGGCCGGCTGCATGAGCGGCCCGCCGCCCCGCATCGAAGGCCCGGGCACCCGGCCCGTGGCGCCGCCGACCGGTTCCACCCAGAAGGGCGTGCTGCAAGCCGCCAGCTGGGGCGAGATCGGCGGCTGGAGCCAGGACGACATGCGCGCCGCCTGGCCGGCGCTGCAGGCCAGTTGCCAGGCCCTGAAGAAGCGCGCCGAGTGGAACCGCGTCTGCGCGCTCGGCCTGATGGTCGATGCCGGCGACCTGGGCGCAATGCGCGCCTACTTCGAATCCAACTTCCAGCCCTTTCGCGTCGTCAACGGCGACGGCACCGATAGCGGGCTGATCACCGGCTACTACGAGCCGATCCTGCACGGCGCACGCACGCGCCAGGGACAGTACCAGGTCCCGCTGTATCGCAAGCCGCCCCAATGGGGCAACCGGGCGCTGCCGGCACGCGGCGAACTGCTGCAGAACCCGGCCCTGCGCGGCCAGGAACTGGTCTGGGTCGATGATCCCGTGGAAGCCGCGTTCCTGCAGATCCAGGGCTCCGGCCGGATCCGCCTGCAGGACGGCAGCGTCATGCGGGTGGGCTTCGGCGGCACCAACGACCAGCCGTTCCGCTCCTTCGGCAAGTGGTTGCTCGACCGCGGCGAGATCACGCCGGCGCAGGCCACCATGCAAGGCATCAAGGCCTGGGCGCGGGCCAACCCGGGGCGCGTGGATGAAATGCTCAATGTGAACCCGCGCTTCGTGTTCTTCCGCGAACTGCCGCCTAATAACGACGGCCCGGTCGGCGCGCTGGGCGTGCCGCTGACAGCCGAGCGCTCCATCGCGGTCGATCCCGCCACCATCCCGCTGGGCGTGCCGGTCTTCCTCTCGACCACGCGGCCGCTGTCGTCCGAGCCGATCCAGCGCTTGATGTTCGCGCAGGATACGGGCTCCGCCATCAAGGGCGGGGTGCGGGCCGACTTCTTCTGGGGGGCTGGCGATGCGGCAGGCGAGGCCGCCGGACGGATGAAGCAGGGCGGGCGCATGTGGGTGCTGATGCCGCGCAGCTAG